The Dysidea avara chromosome 11, odDysAvar1.4, whole genome shotgun sequence genome includes the window TAGTcagctatacagtacatttgtgAAAATCTGCACATTCTTATTCTATACATACAAAGAATTTTGGTAACTTAAGTGATTAAATTTTTGAAGTTGGAATTTCACTGTTATCAATATAGGAAAACACATACAGTGAAATATCAGTTGTCTGAACCCCTGGGAGCCATCTACAGTATTAGATAACTGAAAAATCAATAACTATAAAGTTGTATTCAAAGTCACTATGAAATGTTTTTAAtacttttacaaaataataataacaaatgaAATTTGACCTCTCAAACAGAACATCATGTCAATCAATATAATTCCATTGCAATGAAAAAGTTAAATATTTACAATTTGCTGTGTTGCTATTATAGCAGTCAGTGCACGTGTTTTTTTCTAGAAATCAGGAATTTGGAGGGTGACCAGGTGATAGTCCatatgatagctagctatacacttgTTCCAGTGTGCAACTAGATACATAAGACAGTTGAACTATCTGTTGGACTAGCTAGTTAGTTACAAGAATTGATTTAGATTTTTGTGATTATATAGATGAAATCTGATTGTATGGTTGGTAgagccaagagttcataatataaaaagagaggagagtgtcctactgcagTATAGCCTGTGCAAATGCGAATctcaaagttatgatgcaatacctatgGTCACTTTCAATGCGTTAGTTGGTCAGGGATACACTCAGCAGTAAGTTTCAATGACTTCAATAAGCAGCCTACTGATGACATTTtcaacactccttaacacttcatgtgttgacatgatatcctaaagtaatcaaagatttactgtattactttgagatacgcatttatacaggctatacCAAAGTacgacactctcctctcttggTAGagctgtatgcatgtgtgttgtaatgatgtaatatctgtATAGTATAAATTATGTGTACCTCGTATACACAATTTTTCTATTAGTATAGTGCACTACACATGTTGaatataaataaacaatttGTATGAGTTGGCCACAATTGTATGATACCACAAGGCAGTAGCACACTAAAAGATCTGGGTGGGTGtctttttaaaataataattaggcTAATTTGGTAGTTTTCATGGCTATATGGAGCCATTCTGGTTAAATCTGTGGGTATTTTTTGCTGCCAATTTGAAAGCAAACAGGctcagaaaattttaaaaattacaatatctgagattgaatttttgAGAGATGAGTGTGCTATTTTGAAACCAAGCTTAATCTAAGAAATTAGGTAACCTTTAGAATTGGGATAGGTACTTGTTTGTTTTCCATGTAACTCATAAATTGCAAAAGTAACTAGTGGATAAGTTACTAGTTGCTGTCATAATTGTATTTTGTTTGTCAACTTTAAAAACATGTTTGTATGACTATATATTCCACTCATACATATGTGCCTAACAAAGGGAGGAATAGAACTCTATGCATATGCACTTCCTCAAAATGTTAGTAAAGTAGCTAGTTTTGACTCTAGTACCATAACTTTAGTTGTtgaataattttcgtatgcaagatttgtacaaaaatttttatcacacttttttttgcatgaaaataaagcgatTTATggtagttacaaaagtaactcaACTCTGGTGACCTTAGGTGTCAGATATGAAATAGCCATCACTATGTAGGAATTTTTGAGtcatatattttatgtacaatGTAGCTacccaaattaaaaaaaaaattatgctgaATCTGAAAGCATTTAAAGGTCAAATTTCTACCTGGGGAAAATGTTACATATTATACACTCTGAGATGGAATTTGAGGGCATTTTGATTGTTTGTGAAATTTAGAAACAAGCTTAGCCTAAGTATAAAGTGCAGTAGTCAATCACAAGTTTACGGCTGGGAAGAGTATGAGATTTTAGTGGGAGAAGTTCCCCCCTAACAGCCTTAGAATGAACACTGAAAGCAGTTCTGTACATTTGCACTGTTATTCAAGATAATTATAGTGAAGTGTTGGGTTGATAATGTGAACCCTGCATGGCCTGCATGCAGCAGGGTAATGCCAGACATTGAACAAGCAGACTCATTGCCAACTTTCGAAGATCTTGGGTTCCAGAATTAGTAGTGAGGAGTTTGGGGAACCACTGACAGATTTTGAAAATCAAATGCTTCAAATTTTACCAGTTCATGTTCTATGGATAATACAAACTGCTATCTTcaatacatctgactgctctattagagtatgttgatctttATTAGCACGTTTCCTTGTATAGTTAATTTCATACTCTTAATTGTTCTCACTAAAACCTTTTTAGCAAGCTTTCaattacatgtattgtatagcTCTGTTCTATTCTCATCTTTCTGTATGTTTGTGCAGCCAAACTATGATGGTTTCACTTTGGTGTTCTAATTTGCTGCAAGACCACAAGTTCAAATTTTGAAGGGAGTTTCTAGAACCCCAGGAAACACCAGTAAATATGCCCCTGAACTTCCTACATTTCACAATTTCACAATTGGCAGTGGTAAACACTTGATAAAGTAAAAAAGGTGACCAAATAACAATATCCATGTAATGTACCAAatttaactcttgataatataattatttttccaCAGCTTATAATTATCAGAGGTTACACAGCCATACATTACATGAGGTGTATCTTACTTGTGCAGCACACTGTTATTTCCTAAGTAATGAACATTGATAAGTATTAAGCatctagctacatacatatctCATAGACTGAAAAATTATGGAAAATGTGTAAGTGAAGGACTATAATGTAACACAGGTCCCTCCCAATATCATTACTTGGTGTAACATGTTTAGGATATCCAAAGTAAAACTCTGTGTTTGTACACAATTAACTTTGACTCTTAAAGGATAATATCAGTGCATACATAGCTTGTTCCCAACACTAACAATGCATATATGCATAGCTTTGTTTTAACATGCTGTATAACAATGGTATCAGGTAAATCACACCATTTTGCACTACGTTCCTTACACCATCTGTGATCTATTGCTGTGTTATGCATAGTAATCTCATCTGTGACTCATTTGGTTGGCAACATACCATTAATTTGTCTACTGTACTTACATAACACAAAGTGGTGCTTGACCACATAGTTGGCAAGTTGTAAAGTATACATGTATGCAAGTTTATTCATCTTAAGTCATCAGTGTCTAAGGAAAGTTCTTTCTTCAGGCTAGTATTCAAGTCCCACACTGCATTAACCAACCAGTGACATAGCACCTGTATAGTCACCTTGTCTGTGACCTATGTGGTTCACTCTACAGACATTATAGTTACCTCATCTTCGACCTTTCCAGTTCACACCATTGTGTTATATAGACATATATTGCCACCTTATGACATAGTTACCCCTCTCtgacccaggggcggatccagagtctggaaagagggggggcaccttgctgaaaaaaagttggagcaaaaaaaaagaaaaaggtcacaacaataatagctagttatcctttaccaaatatattatatcacgtatgttatgtaaaataaaatccttgtttatagcttcataaataAACTGCAATGCCTCATGAACattatgactgctttattagagtaattgactgctctattagagtatctcgatcttgtatacaatttcttgaaggggggggcatttgccccaaatgccccatcctggatccgccattgtgacCTATTTGGTTCATTCTATTGTTATAGTCATCCCATCTGTGACCTTTTCTGTTTGCACTAAAGTACTAATCACACCACTTGTATCCTGCGATAGTTATGATGTAATCTAAGTTACAGTGGATATAAAAGCAGCTACTTTGTGTGACCAAATCACTTGTTGTAGTACAAATTTTAAGTGTTTGCGTGTACCTGCTGACCAGAAGTGGCAGGTTTAAGATGCAGTTTATTGTTTTAGTTATTTTTGCAGCCTTTGCATTACAAAGAAGGTTAGTAATATTTCGTGTATTACACAGATGCATATTTAACAAGTATGTTTTACAGCAAATCTGCAACACTAGGAATTGTAGGTCACAATATATTGAAAGTGAGCAACACTAAATAGCAAGTAGCTTACCATTTAGGGCTGTGATTTAAATTTATATATTTGATACTCAGGCTAAGTGATGTTTATTTTGCATACATTGTAGAGGCAAAGTGCATCTCCACCTGAAACAACATGTAACAGCTCTAGTGAAGCAGTGTCAGTGCATGATGAAACATACAATAACATGATATGGATCTGTAAGAATAGTACATGGACTCTTTACCAGTAAGACGTTATTGTGTAAACATTCCATTAATAAAAATATTACATACTAGTTCTTGCAAACTCATTAGAGACGGGCTTGCAATGTCCATTGACTGTGCAAGAAGTGGGGTTTATTGGGTACAGGGTATGCAGGTATGATCATGTAATTAttacccatccaaaaacagcttatagctgtaaaaaaagtgcgcgtccaagtaaagcagagttaactgcgacaaaaagtaatgatatcataatgcggccatgtgcgaggtgtgcaagttgtaatattagctaatcagataatacaatgttattgttaaagtgttaatgagaactatgtgatgctgctagttttgaagtgtgtgagcatcttcataaatgccacataaatttaattctcaataaagcaatgtgtatagattctctgatagtaataaatagtttgagtttggccacctttcctttgttcgtagcattgctgtatacaggaaaggcggccaaactcaaactatttattactatcagagaatctatacacattgctttattgagaattaaatttatgtggcatttatgaagatgctcacacacttcaaaactagcagcatcacatagttctcattaacactttaacaataacattgtattatctgattagctaatattacaacttgcacacctcgcacatggccgcattatgatatcattactttttgtcgcagttaactctgctttacttggacgcgcactttttttacagctataagctgtttttggatgggatttcaatactttttgttagaataagcaatgcactgttgataacagtaggtgagtcagtagtttccatggttttgacagaaaccccagattacagtgacagaatattaaaatataactgtaattttagtggccagggccgcccacattgggggtaactggggtatttttccccctaccacagcctgaaaggggccacttgaatacctgtttaaagaaagatcgatatactctaatagagcagtcaggatctagacccttccttgcccctgggcccctctttaactcttttccctgggccctctaatttctctggacggccctgttagtggcatgcaactgcagtcaactaacacccattttaactagtaaacccttaacaacactttgcctttcatcttgtactgcattgaaacgatcaagatactctattagaacagtcacaaaacagctgtaacacagccataggcggcggaaagggggggggggcttagccccccctcagaatgatatcacaccgaaattatctttcttggagtggggctgaaaaccgtgataaagatcgagatactctaatagagcagtcactctaataaagtattcagtgtgtagcgagctatgtaaggatttttatgtagtttatcagctagaaatggtagctggtgaggtggaagctcttgtcagttggttgcgacctttttttttttttttttttttttttttttttggtctcaccttactaaactatagaaataagtctgggtcagcccagcccccctcatatcaactacttgctccaccgctgaacacagcaatcaatatttagcatagttacaacttctgcttagcatcggattgtatagtttaaattactagctacttacagactttacaatataaaaatatggcacttgtagaaatgtgactgttttattagagtatctcgatctacttcaagcattgactaattcaagtgaagaagctacgcccctgccaagagatcttgtgaaatgaaatgagaaaaggcaagtatgtacagagacaatagaggggcgcgtaattatgtcctgttgtaaataaacgcctttaaaatttatattactactaaataaacgcaccagaataggcttgtgtggctgttgtctccaaggttgtctcattatttgtcttttcgtgttgaagggatttagtcgcaattggtgagtttaactatacatgtatttgtgttgtaaaacttaattgtaaaaaggcgattagcacatatcatgataaacatgtatttgtcacagtagagtctctcacgaagtcacgattattatgagacattggaccagggtaaaaaatttactgctatatttagaggttgtagcgtttgtatatcttagtatcttaataataaataatcccccatgatcactaatcactaatagtacagtgaaaactggtcattattcaggccgtagggacaaaattttctaaccttgccttttaaagaggtggctgcattatgcggccttaaaaaaaggtaagaagcatgctgttctaactggctatagagatggatttagtgtatgacagcgtatgagacagtgagtgctggcagcaagggggcagccaatctgttagagcaccaaaagcactgcttcagacataggcagttgactgtcagccccaagtgtaaaaagtttcactgttggtccttataagctcctgatgaagaaagtgatgaagtcattatccataggatatatttttcagagtatccatttcagttctacaatatagtagccaagcataagatgaacataacacagcattccagtagtttagtggtgaccacaacactgcctgagttaaactgtggtgagatttgagactaccagaagccctggaatgtcttcaacacatgaaataccaaatatctaatgcctggctttcatccacagtggacctgtcttggtggccacttgtacagaagggaaacagctagttgccacaccccttaattatcaatttgtaaaatcgttagcaaaattgtgtgtgcgagcaagtgcgatgtggcagtgccgtgtatatggttgctgcctagcagtgacacatcacgagtattgaagtcacaatgcgttactgtatcatccatctaaatacaatctctgaatgtgtcattttgtgtagagagcaatcttccacaagaagtgacctgcaggtttcagtgtatattgttaaccattaatattgttcacaatattgtgaactatatgtacagtgaaacctcacttagtggccacctctttaataagaccacctcattatattggccacctctagtaggtcccaaatatagctaagcattacttatgacctcattaataaggccaccttgttattcaggccaaattttttggtcccacagcctgccatattaatgaggtttcattgtacttatgtgaatttttatttttcgtaacttttcttcaggtttactgatgggcactatgaagcattgttgactggtacgtgtataatgtggtgacttgaaatgctaaaacagtacgtagcgtgtcttgtatgtacatgtaatgtgttgtaatgtgtccacacatccacacatcttagaaataaatgtaattgtattctctataaatagtcagttccattgtgccactgggtcataagttggttgagtatggatcatccagggcacttgagtcacattttgtcctggccaagtggatctcatccactgacagaatatacaggatcagatcacgtgtataaattacggtggaacttgtttattgccaccttcactcattcagcaggtaacagtgtataaattctcaattggaattggcttttcaagagtggttgtctttctatactagtggccattaagataggttgtactgatagagtgtacatactagagatgcaacaatatcctccacttagtgtcgtttgatagtgatgcaatggagactatgtattattgcatttaaatactatactattatattgcaactctagcacgtatttataacaggaatgtttgttaaccgtttagacatactggagccacacccactcatctggattctacaaatggagtcataccaacttgttgtcatcatactcactcgttactcccattgtgtttggatgaatatacatgccgtcatgtgagacttgctaccatggcgggccactggaaaacatttgcatagcagttatattacagtcattattgtacaattcttacattattgttgtgaaaagtgtttggtattcatgtgtctcctctgtatgttgtaattacatgtgtaattttgtgtgggggtgctataaaatgcaataatgcatggtgacaattgtattaggcgattttgcacacttccttttaagctagctacatgtgctaattactcacagcttgtgtcaacaactggtaaccgcagttgtactcttgtgtcattctttaagccgcgcccttagaggacaaattatgtgggggcgactaatttcaaaacgaaggatggtatgcagcaccatagattagctatatctatggactataatctatggcagcacacttcttggtggctatatgtactgattaactacatagagcgccagttcatcaatacccagagaccgcagttgtgctctgcgtcattctttaaattccgagtaaaattcttagagagcaaatgacgtgggggcgactaaattcaaatttcaaactagccattctcgaaaacaaatgtttcaatctgaacgaaactttcagaacagtttaaagacacattgccctacatgccaagcgagtattgcggaaaacaacaatctgggatttgtatttggcctctaggtcgactgaggacgactgaaacttcgtttggtgctgaaatcacgactgtagggtaatcatgtatggtgaaatcgatgatgtgaatcttgaggtgattgagtgaatactgaagcgataacagggcgatcaatgttcggaatgcacaaaggaacgcaaggcatacacctgcggttgcgtctaaccgcatgcgataaaaaaaaaaaaaaaaaaaaaatgaaacgtcccctttcatgtcggcaatctcgatcacgaaacaatcggcatggatttgcttcactgcttgtgtggtagttactagtgacacgatgagttcaactccagagtttcagagggatagcgtaagtgacgggtggattacaggaaggccaaatttgagaacgttcgttcttgtaaaatcctcacgtagtggtcgcgtcatttattgtctgcggcgcgcgtttctgctttactggccgcgcgactcactaccgtgagtcttgatgcaATAAATGGCCAAACAGTAATTTTTACAACAGCTTTATTGTGACTTAGGAGAGTTGGATGGTGGAGGATGGATATTAGTGTGGCAACATTCTTATATGGAAAATCTTCCAGTAACACATGATATGGAATTCTACAGTGACCACTATAGACCTTGTACCACACGAGCGTCTGGATGGTGTAACATACCAAATAAGGCAAGATTTAGTGCTACAGAACAAATGATTGTGGCTTATCACAAGGGAACTGTAGTGTACGCATATAAAGGATTATTTAATAGGAACATTGATTATAACTGGAGTGGAGCTATACTACTAGACTTTGTGAAGATTGTGGACAAGTGTAAACAAGATAATGGTGTTCAACCAGCCCCCAACAAATGGGATGGAATTACGTTTGACAAATACTCACCATACAACTACAGTACTAATTGTGACACTTATCACTGGGCAATTTCAGATCACACTGGTGACTGTCGTTGGGAGAACTGTGGGCTACCACAAGCAATTTCAAGTAGTCGTCGTCATGTCCAAATGACTTTAGCAATGTTTATTCGTTAAGTATAGAAATGAGAATACACACTAACAGCTAGCAGATAATTTACATGCTGTATGTGGAAAGTTACTGTAACATGTTATTAGTAGAGCCAGTAGCCAAATGTAGTAAAGATGAACATGCGTGCTCGTGCTTCAATTTCTTTGATCTTGTAAAGAGACTACATTACAAGTGATGGCAAGTGTGTGGAAAAAAGTAATCCCTCTGTTGGTAGTTCACTTATATTGGTTGTTTGTGTATCAAATTAAATAAGTTAATGGGTTACATTGTCTTAGAACACGTATTATTTTGCACAAAACATTAAAGCAGACATGACATGATAGTTGAGCTACAAAAGATTTCTAATGTCTGCATAACAGGTTACAATTTGTTTTGATCTTGTAAAATACTGAACAAAGCACTGAGCCACATATATGAATCAATAATGCTAGTACTTAAATGTGATCAAGATAATAACATATAAATTAGAAGAGTGGCTTCACACAAGCATTGTGATGATAGTCACAATCACGTACACGATCCATGATAATATTCCTGTTGTCACAGTTCATTTATATTTATACATGATGCATATATCACATCTTTATTACTTGATAACTATGGAATTATAGGTGCAATTTTTTCAATTGTGTATTTAGTTGTGACAGGATTTTGGAAATCAAAGATAATGACACACACAAAATAGTTAGAGCATTTCACaatttaatgtacatatgtTACAGTTAGCTAAATCCTGCATGTTCAAATACTTTAcagaatttgttgtaattcGATGGTGATAATTAATGACTTTTATCTGAATAGTACTTAACTTATAAAAAAAGTTACTTTCTGAGTTATTGAATGTGGTTAACTTTTCAAATTCTGGTCAGAAAGGATGCTTGATCCACTGCTAAGTAACCAGCCAGTTTCAAAAGCTATTAGGACTTCTGCTAACTACTGAAGACTTTATTATCTCACTACAGTACTATCTTTCCATTGAAGAGTTAAATTTTTAAGAAGTACGTACAGTAGATCCGACAGTTGCCAAATAGAGTACAGCTCAAGGCCAGCACAGCCATGTTCCTAAAATTGCTTACTGGTATATGATTGTCTGTGTATAAGCATTTGTGAACAGCATGCTTATACCCATGTAAACTGTTTGCAAATAAAGAAAGTATTTCACTTCAGGCTTTACAGACTCTATCTTGGCATGCAGGATTGGATTTTACATgccatcatacagtatagtatttCACTCACACATTTCCACTACCTGTTTTAGTCTATGTATAATATGTGAAAATCATAATGAGATTTGTACGTTGATATTGTTGTGTAACCTCAGGAGTTAAGGTTGTACTAAAATAAGAACATTAcaaatgtataattatgtaaaccACTAACCTTGCTTCCTTGGTAATGCATATTAGTGGAGCTATCATTTTGGTTTATGTTTATAGGATTGTACTGAGCCATGTTATAGGTGGGTTATTTCATCCCAAATTAGCTTTTATAAGTACAGCTTGCACATCCACATTAAAAACTCTGCCATTTATTAGTCTCTGAATATAGTGATAATGATTACAATTTGATGAGGCAGCCTAAGCATTGATTCAAGCAGGAAGAAAGGAATCAGGTAACATAGTTTAATAAGAATACCGACATGGTTTAATTGAAGTACATATCTTTTATGGTTCATCATAACATACTTTGTATAAACAAAAGTTTCTCTGTGTCCTATGATAATAGTTAGTTACAATGTTATATTGAAATCTTGAGTACCCTCCGAACATAATAACACAATCTGCTGCTTCCACTATGGCCGCCTGCACTGCTGCAATGTACCCCTTGTCTTTTTGGCCTCCAGTGGTTCTTAAGAATGTATCCTCCCATTCTTCAACAGTTGTAGTATTGTCATAGATGGTAGCAATAACATCTTGCAGCAAATATTTCATTGTATCCTTGTTTATAAATTTTTCTGCAGAAGAATCCCCATATCTACCCAAGTCTATGGCCAAAAATGGCATACCACTTGTATGCATGGAAGACTGTACTTTACTCAGGGTGATTCCTAATTCTTTTATACAGTGTACCAAATGGTTTCTCACATACTCTATGTCATGCTTCTTGCTAGCCATCATCCATGCCTTCACCGTTCTAATGCTAATGGCAGTGTATTTGGGGCCGAGATATTGAGAGATATATTTCTTGCTGTCATACTTGACTCTATCACTTGCTCTAACCATTGAGTATGGCAAGTAGGACAGCTGATATTGTGAATCAGCAATGTTCATTCTCCCTTTAGTGATTCCTGTCCAGCAAGCAAACCATACTGTCACTTGATGTGGCTTAAGTTCCCCATATATGTGCTGATTGAACTCCTTCATTGTCACAGCACTATTATGGTCCTTTCCAAAAGTGAAGCAAACTCTTCTGACTACTTTAGTGTGAagaatttctttgtttttataGTAGTACAAGTCATGAAAACGAAGCAGCTGTTGATTACAGTATGAGTCCTCTTTGACCTGATCATTTTCCCACATAATACGGCTAGTACTCTTGAGAACAACGATAATGACAATAATTAACTGTTTAGTCACAGCAGCAGTGAATTCTTCCCATGATGCTAATGGATTTACTCCATTACTTACTGAACAATTATTCCAGTAGTGTATGTCAAAATAATCTCTAAATCTTAGAGTAGTATTTACAGAAAACTGTGATAGGTCAGAAGGCATCATATATTTTGATCTAGCAACAAATGGCTCTACCACCTTTGCCCCAAGAGATGTTGCCCACATTTGAAAATTGAACAAATTGATTGCTGCCCCAATTTGTTGCTGGTAGTAGTCTGCAGCTAACACAAATCCTGTGGAGTGTACTGTTGGGTTAGAAATGTCACTTACATTGGTGATGACTGCCTGTAATTCCAGTGTGCTCCTGTACTTTACCATAGTAGTATTATCACCATTAGACATCATATGGAAATAGTAGTAGTACAGTATAACCAGACAGCAATATGTAAGGCACATTgctgtaaaatacatgtaaatGTTGACCATTTTACTAACCAAATCCAAACAACTTTAACCACATAGATGTAACTTACAAAACTCACTAGAACTATACTATATAAAAACAATGCACCATgactacatatatatacatgactacatatatatatacgtgtatatacatgtatggcaTTATAGTCATAcgtatatacatagctatatttgGATTCAAGGTCTTGCAACTATAGACTTCTGTTTGGAGAACTCATACAAGAGCATACATAGATGCCATAGAGTAATGCACATTTATATTTCTTCATATATAAGTTTGTGGTTCTGGTCTAACATTGCATGGCTTAGCTACAGTGAAATAGAAATTCACTGAAATAGAAATTCACCGTAATTCACTGAATGTGC containing:
- the LOC136238514 gene encoding uncharacterized protein; its protein translation is MWATSLGAKVVEPFVARSKYMMPSDLSQFSVNTTLRFRDYFDIHYWNNCSVSNGVNPLASWEEFTAAVTKQLIIVIIVVLKSTSRIMWENDQVKEDSYCNQQLLRFHDLYYYKNKEILHTKVVRRVCFTFGKDHNSAVTMKEFNQHIYGELKPHQVTVWFACWTGITKGRMNIADSQYQLSYLPYSMVRASDRVKYDSKKYISQYLGPKYTAISIRTVKAWMMASKKHDIEYVRNHLVHCIKELGITLSKVQSSMHTSGMPFLAIDLGRYGDSSAEKFINKDTMKYLLQDVIATIYDNTTTVEEWEDTFLRTTGGQKDKGYIAAVQAAIVEAADCVIMFGGYSRFQYNIVTNYYHRTQRNFCLYKVCYDEP